Proteins co-encoded in one Desulfitobacterium hafniense DCB-2 genomic window:
- a CDS encoding cyclic lactone autoinducer peptide yields the protein MKKTIFTALATSLMVLASASSVFACGWYAYQPKTPKSLQK from the coding sequence GTGAAAAAAACTATCTTCACAGCTCTCGCGACATCACTAATGGTACTTGCTAGTGCTTCTTCAGTATTTGCTTGTGGTTGGTACGCCTATCAGCCCAAGACACCGAAATCATTACAGAAATAA
- the nadA gene encoding quinolinate synthase NadA: protein MYTMQQPLPAEYLSLSEEEMDRRIRKVKEDLGSRLLILGHHYQRDEVVRYADYRGDSLRLSQLAAQAEAEYIVFCGVHFMAETADILTVPEQKVILPDLGAGCPMADMADIEDVERCWEQLVAQYDEEFVPVTYVNSSAEVKAFCGRHGGLTCTSSNAMKILKTLFSQGKRILFLPDEHLGRNSAMHLGLEEKDMFLWQREEWEMELPEAAPKIILWDGYCGVHQRFTPAHVDYVRVKYPGVTVIVHPECSHVVVEKADLDGSTDFIIRQITGAPEGSIWAVGTEINLVSRLAKENPDKKIVSLNENTCLCVMMSRISQPHLLWALENLAQGNVVNQITVKPEIAKEAIVALDRMLEMSK, encoded by the coding sequence ATGTACACCATGCAACAGCCTCTGCCAGCAGAGTATCTTAGCCTTAGCGAAGAAGAGATGGATCGGCGGATACGGAAGGTGAAAGAAGATCTGGGTTCCCGGCTGCTCATATTGGGCCATCATTATCAACGGGACGAGGTTGTCCGTTATGCCGATTACCGGGGGGACTCCTTGAGACTCTCTCAATTGGCGGCTCAGGCCGAAGCGGAATACATCGTTTTCTGCGGTGTCCACTTTATGGCGGAGACGGCTGATATCCTGACAGTTCCGGAGCAGAAGGTGATTTTGCCTGATCTGGGAGCAGGGTGTCCGATGGCTGATATGGCAGATATCGAAGATGTTGAGCGGTGCTGGGAACAGCTCGTCGCTCAGTATGATGAAGAGTTCGTTCCTGTGACCTACGTCAATTCCTCGGCAGAGGTTAAAGCTTTTTGCGGACGCCATGGAGGCCTGACCTGCACCTCCTCCAATGCCATGAAAATTCTTAAAACTCTGTTCAGCCAGGGCAAGCGCATTCTTTTCCTGCCTGATGAGCATCTTGGGCGCAATTCAGCGATGCATCTGGGTCTGGAGGAGAAGGACATGTTCTTATGGCAGCGGGAGGAATGGGAGATGGAGCTGCCGGAGGCTGCACCGAAGATTATCCTTTGGGATGGCTATTGCGGAGTTCATCAGAGATTCACGCCGGCCCATGTGGATTATGTCCGGGTAAAATATCCCGGTGTTACGGTGATTGTGCACCCGGAATGCAGCCATGTTGTGGTGGAAAAGGCGGATTTGGACGGTTCCACAGACTTTATTATCCGCCAAATCACAGGCGCTCCGGAAGGAAGCATCTGGGCCGTGGGAACGGAGATTAATCTTGTCAGCCGACTGGCCAAGGAGAACCCGGATAAAAAGATAGTCAGTCTTAATGAGAATACTTGTCTCTGTGTGATGATGAGCCGCATCAGTCAACCTCACCTGCTTTGGGCTCTGGAGAACCTGGCGCAGGGTAATGTGGTGAATCAGATCACCGTGAAGCCCGAGATCGCCAAAGAGGCCATTGTGGCACTGGATAGAATGCTGGAAATGAGTAAATAG
- a CDS encoding accessory gene regulator ArgB-like protein, translating to MISLNKMSNNLTNIITKDLDYNEDKKEIIAYSIETSLLAVIGTLLLILFAFIANALKPALIAALFGVALRKVSGGAHFNTPTKCLIFGAIVYTLLGFLAQTLIKYQLNYDYLLWISLASSFLIVIILAPVDSDSKPIHSKRLRNNLKMLSIVLIIVALIIYKVSSEPLLIVSMCLGVLYQSLTLLPVFNRRGGG from the coding sequence ATGATTAGCCTTAATAAAATGAGCAATAACCTAACAAACATAATCACTAAGGATTTAGACTATAACGAAGATAAGAAAGAGATTATTGCTTACTCTATTGAGACATCACTACTCGCCGTAATAGGGACTCTTTTATTAATTCTTTTTGCATTTATTGCCAATGCCTTGAAACCTGCACTTATCGCGGCACTGTTTGGGGTTGCGTTACGTAAGGTTTCTGGAGGTGCTCATTTTAACACGCCTACAAAGTGTTTGATTTTTGGGGCGATTGTATATACCCTTCTTGGGTTTTTGGCTCAAACCTTAATAAAATACCAATTGAACTACGATTATTTACTTTGGATAAGTTTAGCTAGTTCCTTTTTGATAGTTATTATTCTTGCACCGGTTGATAGTGATAGTAAACCCATACATTCTAAAAGACTAAGAAATAACTTAAAAATGCTGTCTATTGTTTTGATAATCGTAGCTTTAATAATTTACAAAGTATCATCGGAACCATTGTTAATTGTCAGCATGTGTCTTGGGGTACTTTATCAATCCCTTACTTTGCTGCCTGTATTCAATCGCCGAGGAGGTGGATAA
- a CDS encoding helix-turn-helix domain-containing protein: MSRVIHAITTPVIPQWNRELLFKILDNIHDVVLVIDTDTTIVYVNEVYARRLGVPATKVLGRRLDRIEPNSSTINCLKTGMPSQGREYVESLNIEVVSNTFPLYHDERIVGAVSIFRNVTKGAGLNQELISDRERVPMENPYNMKEITSRLEKELIVSALGNYNNNRTQAMKALGISRRAFYDKLRKYGIEDRDKEMS, from the coding sequence ATGAGTAGAGTTATTCATGCCATCACGACACCCGTTATTCCGCAATGGAATCGTGAACTCCTATTTAAAATCTTGGACAATATTCATGATGTGGTTCTCGTTATTGATACGGATACCACGATTGTGTATGTCAATGAGGTCTATGCCAGAAGGCTGGGAGTCCCTGCGACAAAGGTTTTGGGCCGAAGGCTCGATAGGATCGAACCCAATTCGTCTACTATCAATTGTTTAAAGACAGGGATGCCCAGCCAAGGCAGGGAATATGTGGAATCCTTGAACATTGAAGTGGTAAGCAATACCTTTCCGCTTTATCATGATGAGCGCATTGTCGGTGCGGTATCCATTTTTAGAAACGTCACAAAGGGGGCTGGGCTGAACCAGGAACTTATTAGTGATAGGGAGCGGGTGCCGATGGAAAATCCTTATAACATGAAGGAAATCACTTCTCGTCTGGAAAAGGAACTGATTGTTTCAGCTTTGGGCAATTACAACAATAACCGCACCCAGGCCATGAAGGCTTTAGGGATTTCACGGCGGGCTTTTTATGATAAACTGCGGAAATATGGAATTGAAGACCGGGATAAAGAAATGAGTTAG
- a CDS encoding two-component system sensor histidine kinase NtrB, with protein MKKVFLKKSIIQSTLFSITISIFMITMVLMLFFGKTFWEKESVKLEYDLLTIALDVKQTIDSNLHLIPSCQDDVNILPRTQQMVKLDKVVKPLLQEKRPYSVAFYDLEFGWMVSEGKQIESVETILVDLHGASEIKVLNYDHITLVSVPVQLEKGLKGYVWAYATKSEFELGPFTGYSISFSLLFLSIGIIIILIQKFMKEIQHQLEEFSESIVHPETNLSWNSHGLPELEPVLDKIKGYTQELSAINEELEASQRRFTQIMEGISDGLFSIDREWRLLFYNDVAKKYFDKSDEELKMKNILEIFPSFSNTVTYQYIAEVFLTAEPAYFEADGMMTSERIFHTSIYPFEEGITVFFRDITEQRQQQHEMARLERLNLVGQMAAGISHEIRNPLTTVKGFLQLRGIKVTDPDEKEYNDLMISEIDRANTIISEFLSLAKDNMGSTQEQDINQIIYRIFPMIQADANNGNKDLILNLNPLPSLWLNENEIRQLLLNFVRNALEVTPQGGCVIIQTYEDRNNVVLAVKDQGCGIPEEIRDKIGTPFFTTKESGTGLGIAISMGIAHRHNAELTFDTGDQGTTFKVIFKRRNILGKKDEGELS; from the coding sequence ATGAAGAAAGTTTTTCTAAAAAAGTCAATTATTCAATCGACCTTATTCAGCATAACAATTAGCATATTTATGATAACCATGGTATTGATGTTGTTTTTTGGAAAGACCTTTTGGGAAAAAGAGTCTGTGAAACTGGAATATGACTTATTGACTATTGCTCTTGATGTAAAGCAGACTATTGATTCAAACCTGCATTTGATTCCTTCCTGCCAAGATGATGTAAATATTCTGCCCAGAACTCAGCAAATGGTGAAACTTGACAAAGTGGTAAAACCTTTGTTGCAGGAGAAACGCCCCTACTCCGTAGCTTTTTATGATTTGGAGTTTGGCTGGATGGTTTCTGAGGGAAAGCAAATAGAGTCTGTAGAGACGATCCTGGTTGACCTTCATGGTGCCTCAGAAATAAAGGTTCTCAATTACGATCATATAACCTTGGTAAGCGTTCCGGTACAACTGGAAAAAGGCTTAAAGGGGTATGTGTGGGCTTATGCCACAAAATCCGAATTTGAACTTGGTCCTTTTACGGGGTATAGCATCTCTTTTAGTTTATTGTTTTTATCCATAGGGATTATTATCATCCTCATTCAAAAGTTTATGAAGGAGATCCAACATCAGTTGGAAGAATTCTCGGAATCCATCGTTCATCCTGAAACCAATCTGTCGTGGAACTCCCATGGGCTGCCAGAACTCGAGCCAGTTTTAGACAAGATTAAGGGGTATACTCAAGAGCTGAGTGCTATTAATGAAGAGCTTGAGGCTTCACAGCGGCGATTTACCCAAATCATGGAGGGGATCTCCGATGGCTTATTTTCTATAGATAGAGAGTGGCGACTCCTTTTCTACAATGATGTAGCGAAGAAGTATTTTGATAAATCTGATGAAGAATTGAAAATGAAAAATATACTCGAAATTTTTCCTAGTTTCTCTAATACAGTAACGTATCAATATATTGCGGAAGTTTTCCTTACTGCTGAACCTGCCTATTTCGAAGCGGATGGAATGATGACCTCGGAGAGAATTTTCCATACCAGTATTTATCCTTTTGAAGAAGGGATTACGGTCTTCTTCAGGGATATAACAGAACAAAGGCAACAGCAGCATGAAATGGCGCGACTGGAAAGGCTTAACCTGGTTGGCCAAATGGCCGCCGGAATCAGCCATGAGATAAGAAATCCCCTCACTACCGTTAAGGGCTTCCTGCAGTTGCGCGGCATTAAGGTTACGGATCCTGATGAAAAAGAGTACAACGACCTAATGATTTCGGAAATTGATCGTGCCAATACTATTATCTCCGAGTTTTTATCTTTGGCGAAAGACAATATGGGCAGCACTCAGGAACAGGATATCAATCAGATTATCTATAGAATCTTCCCGATGATTCAGGCTGATGCCAATAACGGCAATAAAGATCTCATATTAAACTTAAATCCGTTACCCAGCCTATGGCTTAATGAAAATGAAATACGCCAACTGCTCTTGAACTTTGTCCGCAATGCTCTGGAGGTCACTCCACAGGGTGGGTGTGTCATTATACAGACTTACGAGGATAGAAATAATGTGGTTTTGGCTGTCAAAGATCAAGGGTGCGGTATTCCTGAGGAGATCCGGGATAAGATTGGGACACCGTTTTTTACAACCAAAGAGAGCGGAACAGGATTGGGAATTGCGATCTCCATGGGCATAGCTCATCGTCACAATGCTGAACTGACGTTTGACACGGGAGATCAGGGGACTACCTTTAAAGTCATATTTAAAAGAAGGAATATCCTCGGTAAAAAAGATGAAGGTGAATTAAGTTGA